One genomic region from Bacillus aquiflavi encodes:
- a CDS encoding M20 family metallopeptidase — protein sequence MSKVKTPIKPEDVIKRAEKKLTLSGKNVHTSSTGNIVKPVHIGKNDPLVKKMLGLQ from the coding sequence ATGTCAAAAGTAAAAACTCCAATCAAACCAGAGGATGTCATCAAACGAGCTGAAAAAAAACTTACTCTTTCAGGAAAAAATGTACATACTTCTAGCACAGGAAATATTGTCAAACCTGTCCACATAGGTAAAAATGACCCATTAGTTAAAAAAATGTTAGGCTTACAATAA
- a CDS encoding site-specific integrase, which produces MSILPSDQIQLTGRLAEIKHLIEAAKSNNTKKAYESDWRHFENWCAENTVQSMPASVETVLLYLNDLSKTYKYSTIRRRISSISKAHKLRNQMNPVRHDYIQMALDGIGKLNGRRQHSKRAILLEDLKKMVDCIDTSTVIGKRDKALLLVGFALASRRSELVAINREDIYFTREGADIRIRQTKTNDDDVVKSILKVSSAYCPVVALADWLQTANIQTGAVFKTVDKYGNIYNRTTDKTVARVVKKYAALAGLDPSEYAGHSLRSGLATSASMEGMNDNSIMKQTGHKTRHMVDRYIQSGQRYKNNASHILRNL; this is translated from the coding sequence ATGTCAATATTACCGAGTGATCAAATACAATTAACAGGAAGATTAGCAGAAATCAAACATCTTATTGAGGCGGCGAAAAGTAACAATACGAAAAAAGCGTATGAATCAGATTGGAGGCATTTTGAAAACTGGTGTGCGGAAAATACCGTGCAGTCAATGCCTGCTTCAGTTGAAACAGTTTTACTCTATTTAAATGATTTATCGAAAACTTATAAATATAGTACGATTAGACGAAGAATTTCAAGTATTAGTAAAGCGCATAAATTACGTAATCAAATGAATCCGGTACGTCATGATTATATTCAAATGGCCCTTGATGGGATTGGAAAATTAAATGGAAGACGGCAACATTCAAAGCGCGCGATCTTACTTGAAGATTTAAAAAAAATGGTTGATTGTATCGATACTTCTACTGTTATTGGGAAACGCGATAAAGCTTTACTGTTAGTCGGCTTCGCTTTAGCGAGCAGGCGATCGGAGCTTGTCGCGATTAATAGGGAAGATATTTATTTCACAAGAGAAGGAGCCGATATTCGGATTCGGCAAACAAAAACGAACGATGACGATGTCGTAAAGAGTATATTAAAAGTCTCTTCTGCATATTGTCCTGTAGTTGCTTTGGCCGATTGGCTTCAAACAGCAAACATTCAAACGGGCGCTGTTTTCAAAACCGTTGATAAATACGGCAACATATATAATCGAACAACTGATAAAACAGTTGCACGAGTCGTTAAAAAATATGCGGCACTTGCAGGTTTGGACCCATCTGAGTATGCAGGTCATTCATTGCGGAGCGGGTTAGCGACGTCAGCCTCAATGGAAGGGATGAATGACAACAGCATTATGAAACAAACCGGCCATAAAACACGACATATGGTTGATCGGTATATTCAAAGCGGTCAGCGTTATAAAAACAACGCAAGTCATATTTTAAGAAATTTGTAA